The proteins below are encoded in one region of Schistosoma mansoni, WGS project CABG00000000 data, chromosome 1 unplaced supercontig 0034, strain Puerto Rico, whole genome shotgun sequence:
- a CDS encoding basic helix-loop-helix transcription factor,putative → MHGEQQQYHTNNNSCESQLFTSPYFTCFCYNGINVTTSQLYQQNSINSSTTTCTSNHFGCSTSPISSSKYDVEFLDLTDLIDSTSSVSYTDCSFSVDYPTEKLFSCSDIIDEDDHEFSRNGGTISMLWPSHTISAFLYDSMLGGIKDPNNSAVSENDICSRLSSTHTTPSSNLLTESIIRNDHIHDNHDPCIYTNLNVVPVVGNNTSCMSALCSSGAVNDDIDSHRIVKSNVIPTGIDEPSKRDIKSLHFQSNNPLIVSSGIFDSYYGIGEESMQQKDISNDKAVSYPEIRLRFGHSLSDDLGMNYSGAGGVGGNLYAPATLQPCPLVGLSDSSIQHPCNIPQPDPNPSYSSIGEFTIHRQSSDITPPSGLIPSVVYDQHSLTNLNTHYTRSGADEMNFTTRSSNISLTHSSTPTLSASTSTSHGGGRGARGGRVAGHKRRSSSVNPSNPLNLESSGNSIEANTSDMTLGLSNACPLSSNTGMSSECSSLFGDFDSSRNFGHGRTPSVCGTDSEETIDPDETPEQRAERERSRRQANNARERIRVRDINDAFKELGRMCMMHLNNERPQTKLTILQQAVSLITSLEQQVRERNLNPKQACLKRREEEKSVNYSTPVVTSSSQNASNHILDYDPRLSHITHGADRVYWNQVVYLKNPDIFPLTKYNVF, encoded by the exons ATGCATGGTGAACAACAACAGTATCATACAAATAATAATTCTTGTGAAAGTCAATTATTCACTTCACCATATTTTACTTGTTTCTGTTATAATGGAATTAATGTTACAACTTCTCAGTTATATCAACaaaattcaattaattcatcTACTACAACTTGTACTTCCAATCATTTTGGTTGTTCAACATCACCAATATCTTCTAGTAAATATGATGTAGAATTTTTGGATTTAACAGATTTAATTGATTCAACATCAAGTGTATCATATACAGATTGTTCATTTTCTGTTGATTATCCTACTgagaaattattttcatgctCTGATATTATTGATGAAGATGATCATGAATTTTCTCGTAATGGTGGTACCATTTCAATGTTATGGCCATCACATACAATTTCAGCATTT CTATATGATTCTATGCTTGGTGGTATCAAAGATCCAAACAATTCTGCTGTCAGTGAAAATGATATTTGTTCTCGGTTATCATCAACTCATACAACTCCATCATCAAATTTATTAACTG AATCGATCATTCGAAATGATCATATACATGACAATCATGATCCTTGTATTTACACAAATTTAAATGTTGTTCCTGTTGTTGGAAATAATACATCATGTATGTCAGCTTTATGCAGTAGTGGTGCTgtaaatgatgatattgattcACATCGTATAGTTAAATCAAATGTTATACCGACTGGTATTGATGAACCCAGTAAGCGTGATATAAAATCTCTTCATTTTCAATCAAATAATCCATTGATTGTATCTTCGGGAATTTTTGATTCTTATTATGGAATTG GTGAAGAATCTATGCAACAGAAAGATATATCTAATGATAAAGCAGTCAGTTACCCTGAGATACGTCTTAGATTCGGACATTCATTGAGTGATGACTTA GGAATGAATTATTCTGGTGCCGGTGGGGTTGGTGGTAATTTGTATGCACCCGCTACATTACAACCTTGTCCATTGGTTGGACTATCTGATTCTTCCATTCAACACCCATGCAATATACCTCAACCTG ATCCTAATCCTTCATATTCTTCCATTGGGGAATTTACAATACATCGTCAATCTTCTGATATAACCCCACCATCTGGTCTGATACCTTCAGTTGTCTATGATCAACATTCACTTACAAATCTCAATACACAT TATACAA gatctggtgcagatgaaATGAACTTCACAACTCGTTCATCTAATATCAGTTTAACACATTCCTCTACACCAACCTTATCTGCTAGCACTTCTACATCTCATGGCGGTGGTCGTGGGGCAAGAGGTGGTCGTGTTGCTGGACACAAGCGTCGATCATCATCTGTTAATCCTTCCAATCCTCTTAATTTAGAGTCAAGTGGAAATTCTATCGAAGCTAACACTAGCGATATGACTTTGGGGCTGTCGAATGCTTGCCCATTATCCTCTAACACTGGTATGAGCTCAGAATGCTCATCTCTTTTTGGTGATTTTGACAGCAGTAGAAACTTCGGACATGGTCGTACACCAAGTGTATGTGGAACTGATTCTGAAGAAACTATTGACCCAGATGAAACACCTGAGCAAAGAGCTGAAAGAGAACGTAGTCGTAGGCAGGCGAATAATGCACGAGAGCG TATTCGAGTTCGTGATATCAATGATGCATTCAAAGAGCTTGGACGCATGTGCATGATGCATTTAAATAATGAACGACCACAAACCAAACTTACAATTTTACAACAAGCCGTTTCATTAATCACCAGTTTGGAACAACAAGTTCGTG AACGTAATTTAAATCCTAAACAAGCTTGTTTAAAACGTCGTGAGGAGGAAAAAAGTG TGAATTATTCTACTCCTGTCGTGACATCGTCATCACAAAATGCATCAAATCATATTTTGGATTATGATCCACGTTTATCTCATATTACACACGGAGCTG ATCGGGTGTATTGGAACCAAGTTGTGTATTTGAAAAATCCTGATATTTTTCCATTAACAAAATACAATGTGTTTTAG